A window of Zingiber officinale cultivar Zhangliang chromosome 5A, Zo_v1.1, whole genome shotgun sequence contains these coding sequences:
- the LOC121979568 gene encoding bidirectional sugar transporter SWEET12-like, translated as MLVITIQNPVLTLVGLIGNLISGMVVVSPVPTFYRIFKNKSTESFDSFPYVVVLFSATMWVYYGILTLDVLLLTINICACVVQVIFLIMFLYYAPSKSRVYTMKLILLINLGIFGSLLLISNLFIKESKRDQITGGICASLAVAVFIAPLTIIRQVIRTKSVEYMPVSLSIFLTLSAVAWFSYGVLLGDLFVAIPNVFGFLLGVGQIIIYLMYMNHDKERCSKIGNQGTEAPADMEVPEAKSNSCELAQALPPMCLSHVLGFGEL; from the exons ATGCTGGTTATTACAATTCAAAACCCTGTTCTAACCTTGGTGGGACTCATAG GTAATCTTATTTCCGGTATGGTGGTGGTTTCCCCCGTCCCAACATTTTACAGGATCTTCAAGAACAAGTCGACCGAATCATTCGATTCATTTCCATACGTGGTTGTATTATTCAGTGCGACGATGTGGGTTTACTATGGCATCCTTACACTTGACGTTCTCCTGCTCACCATCAACATTTGCGCTTGCGTAGTCCAAGTTATCTTTCTCATCATGTTCCTTTATTATGCTCCATCAAAATCTCGG GTATATACGATGAAGTTGATACTGCTGATCAATTTGGGAATATTTGGCTCCCTACTTCTCATCAGTAACCTATTTATCAAGGAAAGCAAACGAGATCAGATTACAGGAGGGATATGTGCGTCGTTAGCTGTCGCCGTCTTTATAGCTCCCCTCACTATCATC AGGCAGGTAATAAGAACTAAAAGTGTGGAGTACATGCCAGTTTCACTATCCATCTTCCTCACGCTATCTGCGGTTGCATGGTTCAGCTACGGGGTTCTTCTTGGAGATTTATTCGTTGCG ATACCAAATGTTTTTGGATTCTTATTGGGAGTTGGTCAAATTATCATATACTTGATGTATATGAACCATGACAAAGAGAGATGTTCAAAGATTGGGAACCAGGGCACTGAAGCGCCTGCGGACATGGAGGTTCCTGAGGCGAAGAGCAACTCCTGCGAGCTTGCTCAG GCATTGCCGCCAATGTGCCTGTCCCACGTATTGGGATTTGGggaattataa